In one window of Firmicutes bacterium HGW-Firmicutes-1 DNA:
- a CDS encoding lantibiotic ABC transporter permease, producing the protein MTTNKTSLFIKVFVSITFLAMILVNALANSIPINGIGTGQVSDYYKNLFAPAGITFAIWGLIYLLLAGYTLYQLGVFQGSNKSDLLNRVGVCFSISSIANAVWIFSWHYQVIAVSMVLMIIILGCLIFINKEINKAELISREKFFVRLPFSVYFGWITVATIANVTTLLVSIGWDGFGLPEQTWTVMILLVGAAIGIATTLRNKDMAYGLVIIWAYAGILLKHLSESGFSKQYPTVIMTSIICLVLFFMVEVYVLIFNKKELI; encoded by the coding sequence ATGACTACTAATAAAACGAGTTTATTTATAAAAGTATTTGTTTCTATAACGTTTTTGGCAATGATTCTTGTAAATGCACTGGCAAATAGTATTCCAATTAATGGAATAGGAACTGGTCAAGTATCTGATTACTATAAAAATCTATTTGCACCAGCTGGTATAACATTTGCTATATGGGGGCTCATTTATCTATTGCTTGCGGGTTATACACTTTATCAGCTTGGGGTTTTTCAAGGTTCGAATAAGTCAGACTTATTGAATAGAGTTGGAGTTTGTTTTTCCATCTCATCAATTGCAAATGCAGTGTGGATTTTCTCTTGGCATTACCAAGTGATAGCTGTATCTATGGTTCTGATGATCATAATATTAGGTTGTTTAATTTTCATTAACAAAGAAATAAATAAAGCAGAGCTTATAAGCAGAGAAAAATTTTTTGTTAGGTTGCCTTTTAGTGTGTATTTCGGTTGGATTACAGTAGCAACAATTGCAAACGTCACCACACTTCTAGTTAGCATAGGTTGGGATGGGTTTGGATTACCAGAACAGACTTGGACTGTAATGATACTTTTGGTTGGAGCTGCAATTGGTATTGCTACAACATTGAGAAATAAAGATATGGCTTATGGGCTTGTTATTATATGGGCTTATGCAGGGATATTATTAAAGCATTTATCAGAAAGTGGGTTTTCTAAGCAATATCCTACAGTAATTATGACAAGTATTATTTGCTTGGTTTTATTCTTTATGGTTGAAGTTTATGTTTTGATTTTCAATAAAAAAGAACTTATATAG
- a CDS encoding aldose epimerase — protein MTIQLQNNHLIVLVSEKGAELSSIKSIDTGLEYLWQGNSTYWGRQAPVLFPIIGRLINDQYLIDEQIYPMGQHGFARDYTFRISSQSDTNVSLCLTSDSTTKAIYPYDFNLTITYKLEENTVTVTYLVENPNVKEMMYFSIGGHPGFNVPITEDTKFEDYYLAISPTLSRTIIPLKGPYLDTSNKFLTQTTANLALNRNLFDNDAIIYETKGRNVFSIQSDKTEHSISFTLDDFPYVGIWSPPKKDAPFVCIEPWFGIADEVTASGQLKEKLGIQSLEAMGTFSAHYSITIK, from the coding sequence ATGACTATACAACTTCAAAATAATCATTTAATCGTTTTGGTGTCAGAAAAAGGTGCAGAACTCTCAAGCATAAAAAGCATTGATACTGGGCTTGAATACTTGTGGCAAGGGAATTCAACCTATTGGGGAAGACAAGCACCCGTACTGTTCCCAATTATTGGACGTTTGATCAATGATCAATACCTAATTGATGAACAAATCTATCCTATGGGACAACACGGCTTTGCACGTGATTACACTTTTAGGATTAGCTCTCAAAGTGACACAAACGTCAGTTTATGCTTAACCTCTGATTCCACTACAAAAGCCATATATCCTTATGACTTTAACTTAACCATTACTTATAAACTAGAAGAAAATACAGTAACTGTAACTTACTTAGTTGAAAATCCAAACGTGAAGGAAATGATGTACTTTTCAATAGGTGGTCATCCTGGCTTCAATGTTCCTATTACTGAAGACACAAAATTCGAAGATTATTACCTTGCAATATCACCAACACTCTCAAGAACGATAATCCCATTGAAGGGACCTTATTTAGATACCTCAAATAAATTTCTAACACAAACCACTGCTAATCTTGCTCTAAATAGAAACTTATTTGACAATGACGCCATCATTTATGAAACAAAAGGAAGGAATGTTTTTTCAATACAATCAGATAAAACAGAGCATTCTATTTCCTTCACCCTAGATGATTTCCCTTATGTCGGTATATGGTCACCTCCAAAAAAGGATGCTCCATTTGTATGCATTGAACCTTGGTTTGGTATTGCCGATGAAGTGACTGCTAGTGGTCAATTAAAAGAAAAGCTAGGTATTCAATCACTTGAAGCAATGGGTACCTTTTCAGCTCATTACTCAATCACCATAAAGTAG
- a CDS encoding UV DNA damage repair endonuclease UvsE, producing MSIGYACLTVGVLGTDQKSCILKNVSKEKLVELIAYNLNSLEKIIDYNIENNIKLFRISSDLIPFGSSPANNLPWWNIFADQFQEIGNKAQQNGIRLSMHPGQYTVLNSPHIEVVKRAIDDLNYHTQVLESLGVGPNHKIVLHIGGIYNDKAEAIKRFITNYHHLQDSVKQRLIIENDDKSYNISDVLEIGTALSAPVVFDNLHNKINPSNKEMSDLYWINECRKTWKGKDGQQKIHYSQQDPFKKAGSHSSTIYINEFMEFYDNIDRSDLDIMLEVKDKNLSAVKCINCTSVDKNIKALELEWSKYKYKILENSHLDYVEIRKLLRNKNDYPAISFYNLVEGALEKESNVGGSINAAQHIWGYFKDIASDKEKDSFFKSIESYKQGLTSVKTIRNLLWKMTVKYNQQYLLNSYYFVIQ from the coding sequence ATGAGCATAGGATATGCGTGCCTAACGGTTGGAGTACTAGGAACTGATCAAAAAAGTTGCATTCTTAAAAATGTGAGCAAAGAAAAACTGGTGGAATTAATTGCCTACAACTTGAATTCTCTAGAAAAAATAATTGATTATAATATTGAAAACAATATAAAGTTGTTTAGAATTAGTTCGGATTTAATACCATTTGGATCAAGTCCTGCGAATAATCTTCCTTGGTGGAATATATTCGCAGATCAATTTCAAGAAATCGGGAACAAAGCACAACAGAATGGAATTAGGCTTTCTATGCATCCAGGGCAATATACAGTGCTGAACTCCCCTCATATTGAAGTGGTAAAGAGGGCGATTGATGATTTGAATTATCACACTCAAGTGCTGGAAAGTCTTGGTGTAGGACCTAACCATAAAATTGTTTTGCATATCGGAGGCATCTACAATGATAAAGCGGAAGCCATTAAGAGATTTATAACGAATTATCACCATTTGCAGGACTCGGTAAAGCAACGACTCATCATAGAAAATGATGATAAATCCTATAATATAAGTGACGTACTGGAAATAGGTACAGCCTTAAGTGCTCCTGTTGTTTTTGATAATCTTCATAATAAAATAAATCCTTCTAACAAAGAAATGAGCGATTTATATTGGATTAATGAGTGTAGAAAGACTTGGAAGGGAAAGGATGGCCAACAGAAAATCCATTATTCTCAACAAGATCCATTCAAGAAGGCCGGATCACATTCTAGTACTATTTATATAAATGAATTTATGGAATTTTATGATAACATTGATAGAAGTGACCTAGATATAATGCTTGAGGTTAAGGATAAAAATCTCTCAGCTGTCAAATGCATAAATTGTACTTCTGTTGATAAGAACATAAAAGCACTTGAGTTGGAATGGAGTAAGTACAAATATAAAATTCTTGAAAATTCACATCTAGATTATGTGGAAATACGAAAACTGCTACGTAATAAAAATGATTATCCTGCTATTTCTTTTTATAATTTAGTAGAAGGGGCATTAGAAAAGGAAAGTAATGTAGGGGGTTCCATAAATGCTGCGCAGCATATTTGGGGGTACTTTAAAGATATTGCTTCAGATAAAGAAAAAGACAGTTTTTTCAAAAGCATTGAAAGCTATAAACAAGGTTTAACATCGGTTAAGACGATAAGAAATCTATTGTGGAAAATGACGGTTAAATACAATCAACAATATTTATTGAATTCCTACTATTTTGTGATTCAATGA